The Daucus carota subsp. sativus chromosome 9, DH1 v3.0, whole genome shotgun sequence genome window below encodes:
- the LOC108200764 gene encoding mitochondrial import inner membrane translocase subunit Tim9: MDKNMLGDLASLPQEDQAKMASMIDQLQIRDSLRMYNSLVERCFTDCVDTFRRKSLDKQEETCVRRCAEKFLKHSMRVGMRFAELNQGAPTQD; the protein is encoded by the exons aTGGACAAAAACATGCTAGGAGATCTCGCCTCTCTTCCTCAAGAAGACCAAGCCAAGATGGCTTCCATGATCGACCAGCTCCAAATTCGAGACAG TCTTAGGATGTATAATTCCCTGGTGGAGAGATGTTTTACTGATTGTGTGGACACTTTCAGACGCAAAAGCTTAGACAAGCAAGAGGAAACATGTGTCAGACGATGTGCGGAGAAGTTTTTAAAGCACTCCATGCGAGTCGGCATGCGATTTGCAGAACTCAATCAAGGGGCTCCCACACAAGATTAA
- the LOC108202038 gene encoding piriformospora indica-insensitive protein 2 isoform X2 yields the protein MKNTNKTSFALFTAIVVLCMTSIFWCNGQETETEGAPMEKREKEALYSAIQGFVGKDWNGSDLYPDPCGWTPIQGVACDIYDGYWYVTTLNIGPIHENSLDCAPNMQFSPPLFELGHLKALSFFNCMAHQSHQITIAAQNWSALSGSLESLEFRSNLGLIGQIPAAFGGLTRLQSLVLLENGLSGNIPPNLGNLPNLKRLVLSGNQLTGQVPESFGALSELLILDLSRNSLSGTLPFTLGGMESLLKFDLSKNQFVGKIPNQIGNLKNLTLLDLSNNKLSGGLPQSFQELRSLQELVLARNRVGGDIMRLSWPNLRSLIILDLSNMGLTSEVPESISELKNLRFLGLNDNNLTGELKFSQTFYEKMGSRFGAWDNPDLCYQTDELSTSKVPYGVKACQQDVNLYGKNVGTDSKLRSDQDSQMVASLGSSRNGMNGFLYVYLVKMVMTVVLFNIAM from the exons ATGAAGAACACTAACAAAACAAGCTTTGCTCTTTTTACTGCAATTGTTGTGCTTTGCATGACTAGTATATTCTGGTGCAATGGTCAAGAAACTGAAACAGAAGGAGCTCCAatggagaaaagagagaaagaggCTCTCTACTCTGCCATTCAAGGCTTTGTGGGAAAGGATTGGAATGGTTCTGATCTCTATCCTGATCCTTGTGGTTGGACTCCCATCCag GGTGTTGCTTGTGATATATATGATGGCTACTGGTATGTCACAACCTTAAACATTGGTCCAATTCATGAGAATTCTCTTGACTGTGCCCCCAATATGCAATTTAGTCCTCCCCTGTTTGAACTTGGTCACCTCAAAGCTCTCTCATTTTTCAATTGCATGGCACACCAGAGTCATCAGATCACAATTGCTGCACAAAATTGGAGTGCACTTTCTGGCAGCTTAGAGTCGCTAGAGTTTAGATCAAACCTGGGGCTTATCGGACAAATCCCAGCTGCTTTTGGTGGCCTTACAAGACTCCAATCTCTGGTGCTGCTGGAGAATGGTTTGAGTGGTAATATACCACCAAATTTGGGCAACTTACCAAACTTGAAGCGCTTAGTTTTATCAGGAAACCAGTTAACAGGTCAAGTCCCGGAGAGTTTTGGTGCACTAAGCGAGCTCTTGATCTTGGACTTGAGTAGAAATTCACTATCAGGAACACTACCTTTCACTCTTGGTGGCATGGAATCACTACTAAAGTTTGATTTGAGCAAGAACCAATTTGTCGGAAAAATTCCCAACCAAATTGGAAACCTGAAGAATCTAACATTGTTGGATCTTAGCAACAACAAATTATCAGGCGGCCTACCACAATCATTCCAAGAACTGAGGTCCTTACAGGAGTTGGTCTTAGCAAGAAACCGCGTTGGTGGAGACATAATGAGGCTTAGTTGGCCTAATCTTCGAAGTCTAATAATCCTGGATTTGTCGAATATGGGATTAACAAGTGAAGTTCCAGAGTCCATTTCAGAGCTTAAGAACCTGAGATTCTTGGGTCTAAATGACAACAATCTAACAG GAGAGCTCAAGTTCTCCCAAACATTTTATGAGAAAATGGGAAGTCGTTTCGGGGCATGGGATAATCCAGATCTTTGTTACCAAACTGATGAATTATCAACTAGCAAAGTGCCTTATGGAGTAAAGGCATGTCAACAAGATGTGAATCTTTATGGGAAAAATGTAGGTACAGATTCCAAGTTAAGGAGTGATCAAGATTCCCAAATGGTGGCCTCTTTGGGATCCTCAAGAAATGGAATGAATGGGTTTTTGTATGTTTATTTGGTAAAGATGGTGATGACTGTTGTGTTGTTTAACATTGCTATGTAA
- the LOC108202038 gene encoding piriformospora indica-insensitive protein 2 isoform X1 gives MKNTNKTSFALFTAIVVLCMTSIFWCNGQETETEGAPMEKREKEALYSAIQGFVGKDWNGSDLYPDPCGWTPIQGVACDIYDGYWYVTTLNIGPIHENSLDCAPNMQFSPPLFELGHLKALSFFNCMAHQSHQITIAAQNWSALSGSLESLEFRSNLGLIGQIPAAFGGLTRLQSLVLLENGLSGNIPPNLGNLPNLKRLVLSGNQLTGQVPESFGALSELLILDLSRNSLSGTLPFTLGGMESLLKFDLSKNQFVGKIPNQIGNLKNLTLLDLSNNKLSGGLPQSFQELRSLQELVLARNRVGGDIMRLSWPNLRSLIILDLSNMGLTSEVPESISELKNLRFLGLNDNNLTGKLPSKLATLTNISAIYIHGNNLTGELKFSQTFYEKMGSRFGAWDNPDLCYQTDELSTSKVPYGVKACQQDVNLYGKNVGTDSKLRSDQDSQMVASLGSSRNGMNGFLYVYLVKMVMTVVLFNIAM, from the exons ATGAAGAACACTAACAAAACAAGCTTTGCTCTTTTTACTGCAATTGTTGTGCTTTGCATGACTAGTATATTCTGGTGCAATGGTCAAGAAACTGAAACAGAAGGAGCTCCAatggagaaaagagagaaagaggCTCTCTACTCTGCCATTCAAGGCTTTGTGGGAAAGGATTGGAATGGTTCTGATCTCTATCCTGATCCTTGTGGTTGGACTCCCATCCag GGTGTTGCTTGTGATATATATGATGGCTACTGGTATGTCACAACCTTAAACATTGGTCCAATTCATGAGAATTCTCTTGACTGTGCCCCCAATATGCAATTTAGTCCTCCCCTGTTTGAACTTGGTCACCTCAAAGCTCTCTCATTTTTCAATTGCATGGCACACCAGAGTCATCAGATCACAATTGCTGCACAAAATTGGAGTGCACTTTCTGGCAGCTTAGAGTCGCTAGAGTTTAGATCAAACCTGGGGCTTATCGGACAAATCCCAGCTGCTTTTGGTGGCCTTACAAGACTCCAATCTCTGGTGCTGCTGGAGAATGGTTTGAGTGGTAATATACCACCAAATTTGGGCAACTTACCAAACTTGAAGCGCTTAGTTTTATCAGGAAACCAGTTAACAGGTCAAGTCCCGGAGAGTTTTGGTGCACTAAGCGAGCTCTTGATCTTGGACTTGAGTAGAAATTCACTATCAGGAACACTACCTTTCACTCTTGGTGGCATGGAATCACTACTAAAGTTTGATTTGAGCAAGAACCAATTTGTCGGAAAAATTCCCAACCAAATTGGAAACCTGAAGAATCTAACATTGTTGGATCTTAGCAACAACAAATTATCAGGCGGCCTACCACAATCATTCCAAGAACTGAGGTCCTTACAGGAGTTGGTCTTAGCAAGAAACCGCGTTGGTGGAGACATAATGAGGCTTAGTTGGCCTAATCTTCGAAGTCTAATAATCCTGGATTTGTCGAATATGGGATTAACAAGTGAAGTTCCAGAGTCCATTTCAGAGCTTAAGAACCTGAGATTCTTGGGTCTAAATGACAACAATCTAACAGGTAAACTCCCATCAAAACTAGCAACTCTTACCAATATAAGTGCAATCTACATTCATGGCAATAATTTGACAGGAGAGCTCAAGTTCTCCCAAACATTTTATGAGAAAATGGGAAGTCGTTTCGGGGCATGGGATAATCCAGATCTTTGTTACCAAACTGATGAATTATCAACTAGCAAAGTGCCTTATGGAGTAAAGGCATGTCAACAAGATGTGAATCTTTATGGGAAAAATGTAGGTACAGATTCCAAGTTAAGGAGTGATCAAGATTCCCAAATGGTGGCCTCTTTGGGATCCTCAAGAAATGGAATGAATGGGTTTTTGTATGTTTATTTGGTAAAGATGGTGATGACTGTTGTGTTGTTTAACATTGCTATGTAA